A DNA window from Zingiber officinale cultivar Zhangliang chromosome 3A, Zo_v1.1, whole genome shotgun sequence contains the following coding sequences:
- the LOC122050179 gene encoding polyphenol oxidase, chloroplastic-like, whose translation MGSLSQLFLHPTATSNYSFACALAAKWPSLIRRRRRLQRSALIACESSDEHELTLDRRDVLVGLCGAAAAASGGLGIDSNPAALARPIQAPDFSKCGPAVLPPGATPVDCCPSYSKAIKDFNLPRRSSPLRVRPAAHLVDADYLARYTKAVELMKALPADDPRNFTQQANVHCAYCDGAYDQIEFPDLEIQVHNSWLFFPWHRFYLHFHERILGKLIGDDTFALPFWNWDAPGGMRMPSIYTDPSSPLYDSFRGARHQPPALVDLDFNGTEPDFSYARQVDHNLKIMYRQVISGGKTPFLFLGSAYRAGDEPNPGAGSLENIPHNTVHTWTGDSTQPNREDMGNFYSAARDPIFFAHHANVDRMWYLWKKVGGRRLDFDDNDWLDATFLFYDENAELVRVTIKDSLEPEWLRYTYQDVEIPWLRTPPTPAKKASASPRNLERSSSTATAEAGRFPVVLKAPVSFAVRRPKVSRSGKEKEEEEEVLIVEGIEYERDNFIKFDVLVNATEGVSPGESEFAGSFVNVPHEHKHSKKEKKVRTRLRVGITDLLEDIGAEEDESVLVTIVPRAGKGKVSVGGIAIDFSK comes from the coding sequence ATGGGTAGCCTTTCTCAATTATTTCTTCATCCAACTGCCACTAGCAACTACTCCTTTGCATGCGCCTTGGCAGCCAAATGGCCTTCTTTAAttagacgacgacgacgacttcAACGTTCAGCACTGATTGCATGCGAATCAAGCGATGAGCATGAGCTCACGCTCGACCGCCGCGACGTGCTCGTCGGCCTCTGCGGAGCTGCTGCTGCCGCCTCCGGCGGCCTTGGGATCGACAGCAATCCAGCCGCCCtcgccagaccgatccaggcgccGGACTTCTCGAAGTGCGGCCCTGCCGTTCTTCCCCCCGGCGCCACTCCCGTCGACTGCTGCccttcctactccaaggccatcAAAGACTTCAATCTCCCGCGGCGGTCGTCGCCCCTCCGCGTCCGCCCCGCCGCCCACCTTGTCGATGCTGATTACCTGGCTAGGTACACCAAGGCCGTTGAGCTGATGAAGGCGTTGCCGGCGGACGACCCTCGCAACTTCACTCAGCAGGCCAACGTCCACTGCGCCTACTGCGACGGAGCCTACGACCAGATTGAATTCCCCGACCTGGAGATCCAAGTCCATAATTCGTGGCTCTTCTTCCCCTGGCACCGCTTCTACCTCCACTTCCACGAGAGGATCCTCGGAAAACTCATCGGCGACGATACCTTCGCCCTTCCCTTCTGGAATTGGGATGCCCCCGGCGGCATGAGGATGCCCTCCATCTACACCGACCCGTCGTCGCCGCTCTACGACAGTTTCCGCGGCGCCCGGCATCAGCCGCCCGCCCTCGTCGACCTCGACTTCAACGGCACCGAGCCGGATTTCTCCTACGCGCGGCAAGTCGACCACAACCTCAAGATCATGTACCGCCAAGTGATCTCTGGCGGCAAGACGCCGTTTCTGTTCCTGGGTTCGGCTTACCGCGCCGGCGACGAGCCCAACCCCGGCGCCGGCTCTCTGGAGAACATCCCGCACAATACGGTTCATACCTGGACCGGCGACTCGACTCAGCCGAACAGAGAGGACATGGGAAACTTCTACTCGGCGGCGCGCGACCCCATCTTCTTCGCACACCACGCCAACGTCGACCGCATGTGGTACTTGTGGAAGAAGGTAGGCGGACGGCGCCTCGACTTCGACGACAACGACTGGCTCGACGCCACCTTCCTCTTCTACGATGAGAACGCCGAGTTGGTCCGCGTCACGATCAAGGACAGCCTTGAACCCGAGTGGCTGCGCTACACGTACCAGGACGTGGAAATCCCATGGCTGAGAACACCGCCGACGCCGGCGAAGAAAGCGTCAGCTTCGCCGAGAAATCTGGAGAGATCCAGCAGTACTGCTACCGCGGAGGCGGGGCGGTTCCCGGTGGTGCTGAAAGCGCCGGTGAGCTTCGCGGTGAGGAGGCCGAAGGTATCGAGGAGTgggaaggagaaggaggaggaggaggaggtgctaATCGTGGAGGGCATCGAGTACGAACGCGACAACTTCATCAAGTTCGACGTGCTCGTGAACGCGACGGAGGGGGTGAGCCCCGGCGAGAGCGAGTTCGCCGGCAGCTTCGTGAACGTGCCGCACGAGCACAAGCAcagcaagaaggagaagaaagtgaGGACTAGGCTTCGCGTGGGGATCACTGACCTGCTGGAAGACATCGGCGCGGAGGAGGACGAGAGCGTGCTGGTGACGATCGTGCCGAGGGCGGGAAAGGGGAAGGTTTCGGTGGGTGGCATCGCCATTGACTTCTCAAAGTGA